A single window of Metallosphaera hakonensis JCM 8857 = DSM 7519 DNA harbors:
- a CDS encoding MFS transporter, translated as MEEKTASEIISRLDRLPVWSLPITFIGVLGTGFLFTFFDIFDINVSFIQTALTTFGVSPPSSPQIPQLLGPVVLWNLVGYVVGALALTPLADKFGRRRMLMLTMAITGLGSLYNALSTDYVNYLVARTITGIGVGADLAIVNTYINEVSPINGRAKFTSLVFLFATLGAFMGLWLGLLLTTPSASFPLGLPFALGGSGIFATAGWRIMYGIGSLLALIGLLLRFELPESPRWLVTKGRVREALSIVEKMEEVARRKIGELPPIPQHIEVKVSTESSFKEALATIFGNKAYLKRWIIMMSMWFFGYITVYTNAAGLTTILSSLGYPSSEAGMIASLGILGFIAVPVLLIAFGEGLERKIWVPISALLALAGGIIMAEARGSFPLEVLGAFVLFFGIDLWVPISYTWTTENFPTRARVTGFGLADGVGHIGGGIGSFLVALEIGNMLSKGVNGGTALEVFMLMISFQLISALISLAGIRTAKKRLDEISPH; from the coding sequence ATGGAGGAGAAGACTGCGTCCGAGATCATTTCCAGGCTAGATAGGCTCCCGGTTTGGTCATTACCCATAACCTTCATAGGGGTTCTGGGTACAGGATTCCTGTTCACCTTTTTTGATATCTTTGATATCAACGTCTCGTTCATTCAAACTGCTCTCACCACCTTCGGGGTTTCACCCCCGTCGTCTCCCCAAATCCCGCAGTTGCTTGGACCAGTTGTGCTGTGGAATCTGGTAGGCTACGTTGTGGGGGCTCTAGCCCTGACTCCCTTGGCCGATAAATTTGGGAGGAGGCGAATGTTGATGTTAACCATGGCCATAACGGGACTGGGTTCACTGTACAATGCCCTATCCACGGACTACGTTAATTACCTTGTGGCTAGGACGATTACAGGAATCGGAGTTGGGGCAGATCTGGCCATAGTTAACACCTACATCAATGAGGTCTCCCCTATTAACGGTAGAGCGAAGTTCACATCCCTAGTCTTCCTCTTTGCCACCCTTGGGGCTTTCATGGGTCTCTGGTTAGGCCTACTGCTCACAACTCCCTCAGCTTCCTTCCCCCTGGGCTTACCCTTTGCCTTGGGAGGAAGCGGAATATTCGCCACTGCAGGCTGGAGGATAATGTACGGCATAGGCTCTCTTTTAGCCCTCATAGGTCTCCTCTTGAGGTTTGAACTTCCAGAGTCCCCCAGATGGTTAGTAACAAAGGGAAGAGTGAGGGAGGCCCTTTCAATTGTGGAGAAGATGGAGGAAGTTGCTAGGCGAAAGATTGGAGAGTTACCTCCCATTCCTCAGCATATTGAGGTCAAGGTTAGCACTGAGTCGTCTTTCAAGGAAGCGTTGGCCACGATCTTCGGTAACAAGGCTTACCTCAAGAGGTGGATTATCATGATGTCCATGTGGTTCTTCGGTTACATTACAGTGTATACCAATGCGGCTGGACTGACCACCATCCTTTCATCTCTAGGTTATCCGTCGTCTGAGGCAGGTATGATAGCGTCCCTTGGAATATTGGGCTTCATAGCAGTTCCCGTTTTGCTAATAGCCTTTGGGGAAGGATTGGAGAGGAAGATATGGGTTCCCATCTCTGCGCTCCTAGCGTTGGCTGGAGGTATAATCATGGCAGAGGCTCGAGGTAGCTTTCCGCTGGAGGTCCTCGGTGCCTTCGTCCTTTTCTTTGGAATAGATCTATGGGTTCCAATCTCCTACACGTGGACCACCGAGAATTTCCCAACCAGGGCTAGGGTGACGGGGTTTGGACTGGCCGACGGCGTAGGTCACATTGGAGGAGGAATAGGGTCTTTCCTGGTTGCTCTCGAAATAGGTAACATGTTATCCAAGGGTGTTAACGGTGGAACTGCCCTTGAGGTGTTCATGTTAATGATATCGTTCCAGTTGATATCTGCCTTGATATCTTTAGCCGGAATAAGGACTGCCAAGAAGA